aaataaaataaataaaatttattaagatatataaagatataatcaatattataattattgaaaatattttctcctagcctgtcacctttttttttttttttaagattttatttatttatgtgacagagacagccagcgagagagggaacacaagcagggggagtgggagaggaagaagcaggctcccagcggagaagcccgatgtgggactcgccgggatcacgccctgagccgaaggcagacgcctaacgactctgctacccaggcgccccacctttcttttttaacttagttTTGGGGACACCCTCAGATCAAAAAGAAGTGGTTTATACCTGTGTATACGCCAAAGCTAGCAGAGTCACTGCTGCCATCTTGGTCCTTCGAGGAAGGGGAATTCTCCGGGACAGGAAGTAGAGCACTGTCACGGCTGTAACTGAAGTGATTCCCTGCAGGGAGGAAGGCATCTCGTCAAGTGCCAGGAAGAAATGTTCCACCCTCCTGCTTTCTGCTCATCTGATACATCTCTCCGCTAGAACCAGTGAGTAACCATGAAGGTCTCTTGTGCCAGACACAGAGAACCACATGTGGCTCCTCCTAGGATTACTCCTCAGTCTCCTCCATGCTCTTCTGCTAACCACTTCAATGCTCGTGTTCCCCAAGGTTCTACCTGCAGTTTCTGCACCTATCACTGtacacactctcactctctcttctcaTGTGGATGCCTCCCCAGGTGTGGCCCTCATTCTTTGCATCCTAATGCCTAATTTTACCTCCTCTCTAatcctgtatttttaaagcagGGCTGACCCCAGCACATGAGGGTTATTATTTTCCTGGGCTGTGAGTAGAGGTGGTGATGGTGCTGGCAGCTAGTGCTAAAAACAACCCAAAgtctcattttcatttccctccaCGGGCAATAGGATCTCCTCCCCCGCTTCCATGATGTCAAGGAGAACGTTTTTCTATCACTTTCTATATctatttcacttttccttttcagaGCTGTTCATGACGACAATTTCAACCAGACTTTACTTACTACAAAATGCTGTTGGTGGAGGGGCCTGAGCCCACACAAGATAACTGTCCCAAGCCCCAGTGTGGCCTTTAGGGATCTGAGGCCTCTGGAGCTCTCTCTGGGTGTGCTTCAATCATCTCATAGCCAGCACACCTCAGTCTGATAACATCATCTCCAGCGCAACACTCATTTCAATAGTCCCATATCTGGGTGTGTCTTAAGCATGCCACAGAACAAACTTCTGGATCTTCTTCACCTTCATTCCTATAGCCAATCTTCTCCTCCTCAGCGCCTCTCTGTGATCTCCCATTCTCTTCAAGTCCTGCTCCTCCATGCAGCCTAGAGCCCCACCACTCTCACCTGTATTACTGCAATGGCACCTCTgctccctgctggcctccctgctgccaGTCTTTTCCCTGCTCCACTGTATCATGCCCAGGCTACGAAGCCAATCTTAATAAGACCCCAGCAGGCGTTTAATAAATATCAGCTTAAATAAGATGAGAAATATTTATGATGTTCTTAGCTTCCTGGGGTTTGGGGTCAGCTCTGACAACTATGTGTTCAACAACCACTGTCTTTGCCCTCTCTTCTCTATTCAGCCTCATCTCCACTCTCCTATGTGTCGGATTGAGGGAAGTTATCTTTTGCCAGATGGTAAAAGGCATATTTGAACTTCAAGAAGATAACAGTATCCCGAAAGCCAGAATTTGGCTGGAACGGGTGTGGGTAATTAGGACAAAAACATCACAGCAGAGAACTGGTGCTAAATTTCTtctaaaaagcaaaggaaatctaGTGCTCATTCTGCTctgccctctctcactgctgcCATCAGTGCCTCGGACGCCCCCAAAGCCTGTGAGGCTCCCTGTGCTCAGCAGCCAGTAACCACCAGCCAGACTTACCAGAATCCGGTGATCAAACTGCACCATGGTGGGATTCTCAAAAACATTCCTCAGGATGGGGGAGAAGGTAAAGAGATCTTCTGGGATCCAAGACTCTCCCATCTTCGGGAAAGAGTTGTAAACAAGCCCAGCATCCAGCCCTGCCACAAAAGCCCCTATATTCCAAGGGAAatggtatttattaaaatgagataGAAAAGAGCTCAAATACAAGATTTGACATAGAAAAAGTCTATTATCCCAAAGTTAGACAAAAGGAATAGTCAGAGAATAAAAAGATCTACAGAAGGGGTTCTCAAACAGAGAAtacacatcatcatcaccatggtaacttaaaaaaaaaccacaacacaaGTGCATCCTCACCTTCTCCCACCCCAAGATTCTGCATGTGTCCCATAAAGGAGTGAACTAGAAGCTTTAGAACAAGGCATATTGGATGGAAACATTCCCTTAGTGATTTTGATGCCCTCCTTATCCCACTATGAACTTGATCTAATCTGGAAATGCTCTTTCCCCAAATATCTGCATAATTTACTCCTTCATTTCTTCAGGTCTCCACTCAATGTCACCTTATCAAAGAGCTCTCCCCAATGACCCTGTGTAAGACAGCACATCCCCAAACTCACCTCTATCCccttatcctgctttatttttttcacagcaCTGAACACCATCTgccatatgttttcatttattatctgtcttccccaagtgctcaaaaaaaaaaaatgtttgtagagtgaacagagaagtgaaaaaatttataaactaaatCCTGGATAAACACATAAAGTATCCATGAGTTAATGGATGACTGATCCATTATTTATGATCAAAGACGACTCAGGGATGTTTAGATCACAttccttgtttttataaatagcatTTATAAAGTCAAAATTCATGTTCTTCCaccaaaaaggggggggggagatgaaTCACtggtttgatggttttctttagaGCAGTGCTACTCcaaagaactttctgtgatgatggaaatgttctctatctgcCAGCCAACACAATAGCTGCTAGCCACATGTGggtactgagcacttgaaatgtgactagtgtgactgaggagctaaattttaaattttatttaattttaattaagctTAAACAGTCACATGAGGCTAGTGATTAATGTATTGGACAGTACACTTCTCGAGTGAGAGAGGTAGGGTACAGGTGTGatctaaagaatgaaaaagaccTGTGTCAGTCTCTCATCCCAATGAGCTCCTCATCTTAGACCATCTTTGAGGAAAGGACTTTTCTCTGATTTGCACCTAGCCTTTGctacatgccaggtactgttctgagCACTTCACATGTATCACTCATATTATtaccatcatccccattttacaatgAGGTCACTGAGGCCCAGGAGGTTAtacagcttgcccaaggtcagataGTTCATAGGTGgtaaagccaggattcaaacctatgCAGTCTGGATCCAGATAAATGCTCAATATTTGTGTTCAAATGCCTGGAAAGCAGGGTttttggaaggaaggaacagaaaacagaaaatggaaaaaaaaaaaaaaaagaaaagagagaatgaagatgGTGAGTATGAGAGAAGCAGGTGTGAAAGGGAAATATGGAGGTGCAGAAGGAAAGGACAAAGCGTTCAGCAAGAGACCCGAGCGTGGAACAAAACTAGACCACGCTGGATGAGAAGAGTCCTACCTGAGAGAGCAGTAAGGAACACCAGGCCTGCTGTTCCGTGAGCACATCGTCTCAACCACAGGAGCTGACGAGTTTCAGGtaactaaataagaaaagaaaaccattcagAGACACTGTGCTGCAGGAACTAAGGGAGGCAGCAAAGATCTCCAAGGCCAAACACAAGTGACAACCTAATGTCAGATCTTTTCTGACCTCCTAAACAGGGTAAGCACTCCCCGCAGATATTCTGGTCTAATGTGCATCATATCTTACTACATTGATacatttattatctgtcttccctATTATCCTGTAAGTCTTGCGAAGGCAGGAACTGCCATCTGTCTTGCTTAACCCTAACCCAGTGCTTGGTACGTAAGTACTCAATACATATATGTCCAATAATGATTTGCATTGTTCAAGGGAAAAGTGCTTCACCATGGTTGAAATGATGCAGCTGAAGATATAGGACTAGATTTTCATGTTGTTTGTGGTATTTCGTGTTGAGCAAATATAGTCAGAATTAAAACTGTATAAAATCCCTAAAGTAGAGGGAAGCCTGGGtcgcacagtcggttaagcgtccaaatcttggtttcggctcaggtagtgatctcaggtcatgagatgaagccctgcgtcaggctccacgctcatccCACAGCCTGCTTGAggccctctgtctccctctgcccctccccgctgtgcgcacacactctctttttttttttttttaaagattttatttatttatttgacagagatagagacagctagcaagagagaacacaagcagggggagtaggagaggaagaagcaggctcatagcagaggagcctgatgtggggctcgaacccataacaccgggatcacgccctgagccgaaggcagatgcttaaccgctgtgccacccaggcgcccctcacactctctctcttaaataaatatatgtatctttaaaaaaaaagattaaaaaagtcCCCGAAGTAGGGATTCTTGCATTTAGTTGTTTTGGTAagttcaaaatttcattttatttttacagtagCCAACTTCTGATACTAATCAATgaatcaacaaatacttattaagaattttatatggggcgcctgggtggcacagcggtttagcgtctgccttcagctcagggcgtgatcccagcgttatgggatcgagccccacatcaggctcctctgctatgagcctgcttcttcctctcccactccccctgattgtgttccctctctcactggctgtctctatctctgtcagataaataaataaaaatctttaaaaaaaaaaaaaaagaattttataaacagATTACCATAAAGATACAAAGGAGTTAAGTCAGAGTGCTGCCCTTAAATGGTCTATAATCTAGTATATGAAGAGTGAGGTATCATTACGAAGATATCATAGGACCGTATATCAGTGCTATCTagcagaactttctgtgatgatagaaatgttctattaTCTGCACTGGCCAATATGTGGCTAATGAGGACCTGAAATGAAGCCATAGcacctgaaaatttaaaaaaaagttaattttatttaaacttcaagtaaataattgctttttaaaactaaacttcattttatttaattttaataaaaatttaaatagccacatgtgactagtagATACTGTATTGCACAGCATGACATGTTTGACTATCATCTCAAATCCTTTCTGCAATTagtggaatataaataaatagagaaaaacagtTGATAATTAAAAAGTCATTGGCAACCTTTCAGAGTACCATTTCCAGTAAAGAGTGTTTAGGAATATGTGAGTATATGTGCAGGCATGTGGGTGAATGCATGGGTGTGTATGTacagaggtgggtgggtgggagtgcCAGATGACAAGAATTAAAAAGAGTAGGTTGTCAGCAATGTGTACAGTTACAGATGTAAGCAATTCATTTGGGAAGTTTGGCtttgaaagagaacaagaatTATTCCAATGTAGACTGTCTATTATACCAATGTTTTGACCCCATCTGGCTTCCCTGTCAGAATGAACGCCAAATCCACAACTCCTTTCCTTATTGGAATCAAGGCTACTCATTCCAATACCTATGGGATAATTCTACTTAAAAGTCCTACCGGCATCTCAAACTTCATTCCATCAACAGGTTATCCAGGTCAACCATGGCTCCAATTCCTAAGATAATactcatttttagaaaaactaatattttcctttaatcagCATATAGGAAAATACTTACAGGCAAGATCACTAAGATCACAAGATCAGACTTGTCAGACTTGATGAATGGTAGGTCcccatctaaaaaacaaacaactctcaCGGCTTTTATATACCATCAGAGGTCCAGAAACAACTTTCATCATGGCCTTCCTCACCTGGCTATCCACCATTCATCTGGGAGTCAGACGTGGTTGGGAGAGCTGTTGTTGCAACCCCTTCCCACCATTCCTAAAATTCGTGTTTTCACTTTTCCCAAAAGGCAACACGGATAGAATATTTGGCTCCTGTACTAATTTTCCTCTGAATGAGTTGTTCCAGCTCAAAAGAATCATGGcacattttattttgcagttcCAAAGCTTTCCAGAATCTCAAGGTTCAATGTTTCTATCATCTTTGGTTATACCTAATTTCTGGTAAATTGGTAGATGTTACTAAGGGAATGTGTGCGTTTGATTTATAATTTCCCATTAGAAGCAGAATTTCTGTTCCTCTGACCTTGTCAGGATCTGTGCAGATATACTAACAATACAGACTGACTTTTACCTTGTGCTGAGGGAGTAGCAGTGAGAGTGAAGTCCACAAGCTGGCACAGTAAAGAACAAGGGCCGATCCCAGGTGGGCAGCAAGGCGGTACTGACTGACCCGAGGGATGTCATGGGAGTCTGGTTTTTCTTCTAATCCACTTTTCACCATATACCATCCCAACAGACCCTGGAACCAAAAACAGAAGAGGCAAATAAAACAAGGCTGGATCTGTCCATTCAACTGTACTATGTGAGAAAGTGAGTTGTCAGTTATCAGGAGTACTCCTGACCTGACCTCTCCTTTCCATACCTTCCCATATCCCCAGTATCCCAGAAGTCATACCCTACCCACATTTTCCCATAAATGCTTGACCACTCTTTAGATTAACATTTTACTGAAGTATAAGTCAAATGTAGAAAAGTACACAGAAGCTTATTTATAggcaaaaccttaaaaatatctaatttaaaattatgtaaagtgaaatttaagtgaaatataagaataaaaggaaagtttttttctataaaaactaGATTAGGCATTTTGGAAAAGCTTTGATAAAGATAACTGCTTAAAAACAATTactgtcggggtgcctgggtggctcagttgttaaacgtctgccttcggctcagggcgtgatcccagggttctgggatcgagccccacatcgggttccatgctcttctgggagcctgcttcttcctctcccactccccctgcttgtgttccctccctcactggctgtctttctgtcaaataaataaataaaatcttttaaaaaaaataaaaaataaaaacaattactgTCAAGTTAGTAGGAATAGACAATTATAAAAGTCTTGGATGGAGGGGAATCATAAAAATCTGTAAGGCTTTGCTGGCTGATGGCTTTGCAAATATCAGTTCCCACTCctctttaaggaaaatgaaatgaaatgatagtTCACGGGGATGCAAGAGATCTGAAGTTAAACTCcaatcagaggggcgcctgggtggctcagtcgttaagcatctgccttcggctcaggtcacgatcccgaaatgtcgggatcaagccccgcatggagccccgagtccgggctccctgctcagcggaaagcctgcttctccctctcccactccccctgcttgtgttccctctctcactgcctctctctatgtcaaataaataataaaatctttaaactccAATCAGAGAACTCAAAGAACAGGCCTTagctcttcattaaaaaaaaaaaaaaaaagtaataaaagtacaAGTTTAAGCTTAAAAGTTCAAGGTATGTATTTCTCTGATACCCTGCTTTAGTTTTTTCAATTAACCAAACAACTGTCGGTTTCACTTCTATCAGATAAGATACAGCCCTTTCAACCCCACCCTCAAGTGAACAGAAGCGTGTCAGAGGTGGGATTGTCCCACCTCTTCTACATAGATCTCTTCAGGAAATCTTTCGGGGTATGTCTTGCCCTCTTAGTGATTACCCTGGATGTTCTAATCATCTTGTTTTTATCTGCATAGGACACTGGAAGACAAAGGAGTATACAGTGTGATTTGCCAGCcgccctttcttcttcccataaTCCTATCGGCCATCTTCAAATTGCTGTGTCCCTGGGAGTCTGTCTTTGgggtggtttattttttaatcccaaaATAAACTTCCACTTTGTTCCACCAACCCTCCCCTAATTATTATTAGACTTTTATTAATGTCTCTTTATCTGTTTCTATTGCCTCTATTTTGTCTCTTCCATCTCCTTCTTTAATTCCTTCTAACTGGTTCTTATTCTTACTACTTCTGAGTTTAATTAACCAATTAGCTTCTTCCTAATCAAATTGTGATGTTTCTTTGATGCGTTAAGACTCTCTGAGGGCCTATAATCGTGACTCAAATATTCGTATGTACCTTCTCTCATATTGCTTTTCTTGGCTCTCAGTCTCAGTGAACCTGTAACTGTGGGGTTCTTCAAATTTGCTTCTTTAGCCATTCTAGCACAGGAATCCCTTTCCCCATTTAGCAGACAAGTCAGAAAAGGGGAGGAGACAAGAACCCAGGAGGAGAGCCATGAGAGGAAAGAACCTCTTGtgacacaaaaatatatttactgagcGCTTACTAATTCCAGGCACTAAACTAAATACTTTATATGCATGATCTCTCTCATTTAATAGTAGGCATTATTACTAACCCTATTTACAGGTAAGGAAAGCATTGCCTACAGAAGGTAGACAACCTGCCCTactaagtggcagggctgggcaggtaACACTAAAATTCATCTTCTTTCCCACTCTGTTGTACAAACTCAGATTCCCTCCTTAAAAACAATCCCAACTAGGAAGCTCCTGGAAGCATCTCTGGTTTCCCAAACTTGAATAAATCTTACCTGGAAGCAGACTAACCCACACAGGGCAAGAACACGTCCTTTCATGCCACGGCTGAGCCAGCCCTTTCTCCAAAAGTAGGCAGCAGGCAGGACGTATGCGAGGCCCACAAGGCGACCCCACATTCGGTGTGAGTACTCCATGTACCAGATGAACTTGAATTCAGGCAATGTCATATCATGATTCAAGCTGGGTGAAAAGGgaagtcaaaaaagaaagaggaaacatcCATATTTATTTCCAGAGAGAATACAGGAGCATTCTCAGTTTTGAAGCTTGAAATGAAAggcctgccttcttcctcatcAGTGACCTCAGGATCACTTTGGAATGGGAGGTTTAGAGTAGGGAGCTCACTAAACATAACTGAAGGAAATATCAAGAAATAATGGAATCTAACCGttctgaaatgtttaaataagcaaaagattGAAAGGGCTTACTGGGATGTCTACCTGATTTTCTAttatacttactttaaaaaaatatattttatttatttattagagagaaagagagagagagaaagcgcgagtgcacaagtggggggaggggcagagggagaaagagactccccgctgaacaaagggcctgatgcaggctcaatcccaggaccccaggatcatgacttgagcttaaggcagacgcttaaccaactgagccacccagatgcccctatacttatattttattttattttatttttattatttttaaagattttatttatttattcgacagagatagagacagccagcgagagggaacacaagcagggggagtgggagaggaagaagcaggctcatagtggaagagcctgatgtggggctcgatcccataacgccgggatcacgccctgagctgaaggcagacgcttaaccgcggtgccacccaggcgcccccctatacttacattttaaattccGGAAATTGCTGATATTTTTGGAATTCTGTTTCCCATTCCTCTTGACTGGTAGGTGGTTTCATCTCCTTTATCAAATGCCAGTCAACCATTGAGAGACCAGACTCTGTCAACCTTAAGATaagaaagaagtgtgtgtgtgcatgcacgcacacacacacacacacacaatgctggATTTCTCATTAATGGTTTATAGAAACAAATGGATCTGAACTTAACCCCTCTAAAGGTGAACACATCATTTCACTGTATCCTTTTTTGACACCTTGCTTTCTTCTTACTGCTTAACATTTCACCAGAAACAGCTGCCATTAGGTACAAATTTCTTTACTCCTTGTTCTCTCTATCCTTTCATTCAGCTCTCTTTACTTGTTTCTTTCACTAGCATCCTTAACTAGTAAAATCAATCCTTAGAGCAAAGAAACGTGCCCTAAATGAATAAGTGACATTATTTACAGAGGGAAAAGAGATTTGTAAAGCAGTTTAGATTCTTGAGTGAATTTAAAGCTAATACAACTTAAATTTGTTGCAGTTTCCCATAACAGCCCATATAACATAaggtatattttgaaataagagCACAGGGAATGTGGAGGGAATTTGAGGAACACATACTATATAAACACCAGAAGGTATTTTCACCAAAAGGAGTGAGGGTTCCTAAAGTGAAAGGCTGATTTTAGATCAGAGGCAGGAAATGTATAAGATGAACCTGGAACATCTTATCCAGAAAGCTAAGAATTTAATTACTAGGTTACTAGGATTCTGTCAAAAAGACCCAGGAGGCAATTTGAAGAGGCTCCCACTGACTAAAGATGGAACGATTTGAGCAAATCATCAGTGCAATGAATTGAAacatcaaatatgtttaaaaatatgaccTTGTAATACTTAAAAACCCAAACCCTTTATTGATCACCTTTGGAGGATGCTTGGGaactactttattattttcaaaattggtaaataaagagaaagattcAAGTATTTATCCTGCCTTTCTTATACAAACTGTACCTTATGATAACCAAATTGTTGATGAGGGCAAGTTTCTCTTTAGAGTTGAgctaataaaatattacagttttGTAACTCTAATGAAATCATGGATCTAGGCAATGACCATCAATGGCTGTTGGCATCTCTAGTTATGAATGTTGTAATCACCCGTGAAGTATTTTGCCCCATGCTCCCAACCTGAGTTTGATCAAGCAAAAACTGGTTTACAGGAAATACTGGGGATAACAGGGCATGTTAAACACCACGACAAGTATGCAGTTAACAAATCCAGACTGGGAAACTCCACAGGACCAGTCAGTTATGTTTCTTTAATAGcaaaaaaactacaagaaatgggggagggagggagaagaatctAAATCTATAAAGTCTCTTTATAGATTTAAAGGGACCTAAGAGGCATGCAAACCAATTGTGATCTATTTATGTGGATTTAATTTAAACAAACTGTACAAAAATTTTTGAGACAAATTTGAAAACTGTTtgtagaaggaaaatatataaaaataatgcacAGCAAACAGGTAAGACCTAAACCAGGCTTTATGAAGGGCTCCCAATAATAAAACTCTAAACTGTTCTACAGCAGGCAAGCCCTCAGACGTGTCCCTCTttaggcctcagtttctacatatataaaataagggaACGAGACTAGATGATTCCTAAGGTCCCTTCCCCCTTGGTCACCCTGTGCTTCTACTGATGACCCAAAGAACTGACTCACTACGAGCAAATTACTCACCTAGTCACTCCACCAAGAATAACTGCTCCAGCCACTGTTCCACTGCAGACCAGGAGCCATCGGCCCACCACCCGCTCAGCAGCTTTTGAGGGAAGGGACACTGTACCCCTTCCAGACTGCAAAGCTACTTCAGAGATGGTGCTGTATTGCCCTGGCCTCAAGGGGCGTCTGATCCCACAGCTG
The DNA window shown above is from Ailuropoda melanoleuca isolate Jingjing chromosome 6, ASM200744v2, whole genome shotgun sequence and carries:
- the LOC100465927 gene encoding cytochrome c oxidase assembly protein COX15 homolog isoform X1; this translates as MQRLLFPPLKALMGSPCLRPLVPRAAPRTQCGCSCGIRRPLRPGQYSTISEVALQSGRGTVSLPSKAAERVVGRWLLVCSGTVAGAVILGGVTRLTESGLSMVDWHLIKEMKPPTSQEEWETEFQKYQQFPEFKILNHDMTLPEFKFIWYMEYSHRMWGRLVGLAYVLPAAYFWRKGWLSRGMKGRVLALCGLVCFQGLLGWYMVKSGLEEKPDSHDIPRVSQYRLAAHLGSALVLYCASLWTSLSLLLPQHKLPETRQLLWLRRCAHGTAGLVFLTALSGAFVAGLDAGLVYNSFPKMGESWIPEDLFTFSPILRNVFENPTMVQFDHRILGITSVTAVTVLYFLSRRIPLPRRTKMAAVTLLALAYTQVGLGISTLLTYVPTPLAATHQSGSLALLSVALWLMSELRRVPK
- the LOC100465927 gene encoding cytochrome c oxidase assembly protein COX15 homolog isoform X2, which codes for MVDWHLIKEMKPPTSQEEWETEFQKYQQFPEFKILNHDMTLPEFKFIWYMEYSHRMWGRLVGLAYVLPAAYFWRKGWLSRGMKGRVLALCGLVCFQGLLGWYMVKSGLEEKPDSHDIPRVSQYRLAAHLGSALVLYCASLWTSLSLLLPQHKLPETRQLLWLRRCAHGTAGLVFLTALSGAFVAGLDAGLVYNSFPKMGESWIPEDLFTFSPILRNVFENPTMVQFDHRILGITSVTAVTVLYFLSRRIPLPRRTKMAAVTLLALAYTQVGLGISTLLTYVPTPLAATHQSGSLALLSVALWLMSELRRVPK